The Pseudanabaena sp. FACHB-2040 genome includes a window with the following:
- the ltaE gene encoding low-specificity L-threonine aldolase gives MDTLDFRSDTVTWPTPAMREAMATAAVGDDVYGEDPTVNELEAFAADLLGKEAGLFVSSGTQGNLIAALTHAQRGDEAILGEDAHIFCWEAGGLAVLGGITPRPLPTDSQGRMNLDQIRSAVRGDDPHWPRSRLILTENSSGGNHGAAIEPAYFAAIQEIAAEYGLRSHLDGARLFNATTALQINPKAIAQHVDSVSLCLSKGLCAPAGSVLVGSRDFIHQARRTRKLLGGGMRQAGILAAAGLIALKEMTQRLSSDHANAQRLAQGLAQIPGILINPEQVQTNMVFFSLADTAPVLPEDLVTKLFDTYNIRLGSYGGQKFRAVTHYWIQPDHVDTLLSALRQILS, from the coding sequence ATGGACACCCTCGACTTTCGCTCCGATACGGTTACTTGGCCCACGCCTGCCATGAGAGAAGCGATGGCGACAGCTGCTGTGGGAGACGATGTGTATGGTGAAGACCCAACTGTTAATGAGCTAGAGGCGTTTGCTGCCGATCTCCTAGGCAAGGAAGCGGGGCTGTTTGTCAGTAGTGGCACTCAGGGCAACTTGATTGCCGCTCTGACCCACGCTCAGCGCGGTGATGAGGCAATTTTAGGAGAAGATGCCCACATCTTCTGTTGGGAGGCGGGCGGCCTAGCAGTGCTGGGCGGCATCACACCCCGTCCTTTGCCCACAGATTCCCAAGGCCGTATGAATTTGGATCAGATTCGATCGGCTGTTCGTGGCGACGACCCTCACTGGCCTCGCAGCCGCCTGATCCTGACCGAGAACAGTTCTGGGGGCAATCATGGAGCTGCTATTGAGCCAGCGTATTTTGCTGCAATTCAGGAAATTGCGGCAGAGTATGGGTTGCGATCGCACCTCGATGGAGCCCGTCTGTTCAACGCCACCACCGCCCTCCAGATCAACCCTAAAGCCATTGCTCAACACGTAGATTCTGTCAGCCTTTGCCTCAGTAAGGGCCTCTGCGCTCCAGCGGGGTCTGTCCTAGTCGGCAGCCGAGATTTTATCCATCAGGCCCGCCGCACCCGCAAACTTCTGGGGGGCGGTATGCGGCAGGCAGGCATCTTAGCGGCGGCTGGGCTGATTGCCCTTAAAGAAATGACCCAGCGGCTATCGTCAGATCACGCCAATGCCCAACGGTTGGCCCAGGGACTGGCTCAGATTCCGGGCATCCTCATCAACCCGGAGCAGGTGCAGACCAACATGGTCTTTTTCTCACTGGCCGATACTGCGCCCGTCTTACCTGAAGATCTGGTGACTAAACTCTTCGACACCTACAACATCCGCTTAGGCAGTTACGGCGGGCAAAAGTTCCGAGCCGTTACCCACTACTGGATTCAGCCAGACCATGTGGATACCCTACTGTCTGCCCTCAGACAGATTTTGAGCTAA
- a CDS encoding cysteine synthase A yields MDIKNGFVAAIGNTPLIRLNSFSEETGCEILGKAEFLNPGGSVKDRAALYIIKDAEERGLLKPGGTVVEGTAGNTGIGLAHICNAKGYRCLIIIPETQSQEKIDLLRTLGAEVRTVPAVPYKDPNNYVRLSGRLAAEMENAIWANQFDNLSNRRAHYETTAPEIWAQTEGKVDAWVTATGTGGTYAGAAMFFKEQNPNIKCVLADPMGSGLYSYVKTGEISTEGNSVTEGIGNSRVTANMENAPADDAIRIDDPEALRVLYQLLYKDGLFMGGSVGINVAAAVKLAKEMGPGHTIVTILCDGGTRYQSRLYSKQWLEERGLWSDTLAPAQAE; encoded by the coding sequence ATGGATATCAAAAACGGTTTCGTCGCCGCCATCGGTAATACTCCCCTGATTCGCCTTAACAGCTTCAGCGAGGAAACAGGCTGCGAAATCCTCGGCAAAGCAGAATTTCTCAATCCTGGTGGCTCCGTTAAAGACCGGGCAGCACTCTACATCATCAAGGATGCAGAAGAGCGAGGGCTGCTCAAACCAGGCGGCACTGTAGTTGAGGGTACTGCGGGCAATACCGGCATTGGGCTAGCTCACATCTGCAACGCCAAAGGCTACCGCTGCCTAATCATTATTCCCGAAACTCAGTCTCAAGAAAAAATCGACCTGCTGCGCACCCTAGGAGCAGAAGTCAGAACCGTACCTGCCGTCCCTTACAAAGACCCTAATAACTACGTTAGGCTCTCCGGTCGGCTGGCTGCAGAAATGGAGAACGCCATCTGGGCTAACCAGTTCGACAACCTATCCAACCGCCGCGCCCACTACGAAACCACCGCACCCGAGATCTGGGCTCAAACAGAGGGTAAGGTTGATGCTTGGGTCACCGCAACCGGCACAGGCGGCACCTACGCTGGGGCTGCAATGTTCTTCAAAGAGCAAAACCCCAACATCAAGTGCGTTTTGGCTGACCCGATGGGCAGCGGCCTGTATAGCTATGTCAAAACGGGCGAAATTTCCACCGAGGGCAACTCAGTAACCGAAGGCATTGGCAACAGCCGCGTCACCGCTAACATGGAAAACGCTCCGGCTGACGATGCCATTCGCATTGACGACCCCGAAGCGTTGAGAGTACTTTACCAACTGCTCTATAAAGACGGCCTATTTATGGGCGGCTCGGTAGGAATTAACGTCGCAGCTGCGGTCAAATTGGCCAAAGAAATGGGGCCAGGGCACACCATCGTCACTATTTTGTGCGATGGCGGCACTCGCTACCAGTCCCGCCTCTACAGTAAACAGTGGCTAGAAGAGCGCGGCCTCTGGTCAGATACCCTAGCTCCGGCTCAAGCTGAATAA
- a CDS encoding RidA family protein: protein MSSRRFITQGEGLPQWSSPISHAVVVGNTCHISGQLSVDISGKYIAGTAYEEADRAFTNFLAVVKAAGFSKDDVVFVDIAFINLADVDGVNVLFAELFAEGKRPARTIYQASALPFGGKIKVTGVAIKDNTSDSPKQSVE from the coding sequence GTGAGTTCACGCAGGTTTATCACGCAAGGTGAGGGACTGCCGCAGTGGTCTTCACCCATCAGCCATGCAGTTGTTGTCGGCAACACATGTCATATTAGTGGCCAACTATCGGTTGATATTTCTGGGAAGTACATAGCTGGAACTGCCTATGAAGAGGCAGATCGTGCCTTCACCAACTTCCTTGCGGTGGTTAAAGCTGCTGGTTTCTCAAAAGATGATGTTGTATTTGTTGATATTGCTTTCATTAATCTCGCAGATGTTGACGGGGTAAATGTGTTGTTTGCAGAGCTCTTTGCGGAGGGGAAACGACCAGCACGTACTATTTACCAAGCTTCAGCTCTGCCGTTTGGTGGCAAAATCAAAGTAACAGGAGTAGCGATAAAAGATAATACTTCTGATAGCCCAAAGCAGAGCGTTGAGTAA
- a CDS encoding polysaccharide biosynthesis/export family protein, which yields MASSRQYLLPLLSGSAVLCSLWAAQVPAQAQAEPELPLSSSAQLDTVAPAQFEPVAAADLSADADVDLGTTSADAVVPTDQSLTVAPDPTADAPAAELATPEPATLVEAAEVDEIALTPEPQTATPQAPASAQTLPFSPPPADFMNPQSETMDFNDPGFSNLPQDLLTNYVLGPGDQILLLVLGYEEFTGARVVLPDGTITVPLIGSVPAAGRSIDDLAQDVQSRLRVFLTDPVVDANLTVLRPVVVNIAGEVYRPGPVQLSSLTQVNTIVNPSANITNATNTPTLSSALTAAGGIKRTADIRSIVVQRRLPNGVTREFTINLWDVLTNGQDPGIVVLADGDSVYVPVARSGENLDPRLIASSSFAPTNVRVRVVGEVTRPGEVTVQPNSSVSSAVAAAGGPLMDTAQLRNVTLVRLTEDGQIERQAIDLSNLIDDYQIQDGDVVVVPKRGYLGALDAVGRIFSPLLAPFGIINTLNDLFFDND from the coding sequence ATGGCCTCATCCCGTCAGTACCTGCTGCCTTTACTCTCTGGTTCCGCTGTTCTGTGTAGTTTGTGGGCAGCTCAGGTACCTGCCCAAGCCCAGGCAGAGCCAGAACTACCTTTGTCCTCGTCCGCTCAGCTAGATACAGTTGCCCCTGCTCAGTTTGAGCCGGTTGCTGCAGCCGATCTCAGTGCTGATGCTGATGTTGATCTAGGTACGACTAGTGCTGATGCGGTGGTCCCTACAGACCAGTCTTTGACCGTCGCACCAGACCCTACAGCCGATGCACCTGCTGCTGAGCTAGCAACGCCAGAGCCAGCAACATTAGTAGAGGCTGCTGAGGTTGATGAGATTGCGTTAACCCCAGAACCTCAAACCGCTACGCCCCAGGCTCCTGCGTCTGCCCAAACGCTGCCTTTTTCTCCGCCTCCGGCGGATTTTATGAATCCTCAGTCGGAGACAATGGATTTTAATGATCCAGGGTTTTCTAATCTTCCGCAGGATCTGCTGACGAATTATGTGTTGGGGCCTGGCGATCAGATCCTGCTCCTGGTTCTAGGATATGAGGAATTTACAGGAGCCCGAGTTGTCCTACCAGATGGCACCATCACCGTGCCTCTGATTGGCTCTGTGCCTGCTGCCGGTAGAAGCATCGATGACTTGGCTCAGGATGTTCAGAGCCGGCTGAGAGTTTTCCTCACCGACCCGGTTGTAGATGCTAACTTAACCGTTCTGAGGCCGGTTGTTGTCAATATCGCAGGCGAAGTATATCGTCCGGGGCCGGTTCAGCTCAGCAGCTTGACGCAGGTTAATACCATCGTCAATCCGTCTGCCAACATTACTAATGCAACCAACACCCCCACTCTAAGTTCGGCGTTAACGGCAGCTGGTGGGATTAAGCGTACGGCGGACATCCGCAGTATTGTTGTTCAACGCCGCTTGCCAAACGGGGTAACGCGGGAGTTCACAATTAACCTGTGGGATGTGCTGACGAATGGTCAGGATCCGGGCATTGTGGTTCTGGCAGACGGAGATTCGGTATATGTACCGGTAGCTCGAAGCGGAGAGAATCTAGACCCGCGCCTGATTGCCAGTTCTAGCTTTGCTCCGACCAATGTTCGGGTTCGGGTCGTCGGAGAAGTTACTCGGCCTGGAGAGGTGACGGTGCAGCCGAATAGCTCTGTTTCCAGTGCGGTTGCTGCTGCCGGTGGGCCGCTAATGGATACGGCTCAACTGCGGAATGTTACTCTGGTTCGACTCACTGAAGATGGCCAGATTGAAAGGCAGGCCATTGACCTCAGTAATCTGATTGATGATTATCAGATTCAAGATGGCGATGTTGTGGTTGTGCCTAAGCGAGGCTATCTCGGCGCTTTGGATGCCGTTGGCCGTATCTTTAGCCCACTCCTGGCTCCCTTTGGCATCATCAACACGCTCAACGACCTTTTCTTTGACAACGATTAG
- a CDS encoding polysaccharide biosynthesis tyrosine autokinase gives MEDKSIINTIDYRDSSEDIDLQRYWLVLKRRWLPAMTVLLATVVAAAYYGAQQKPIYEAGGKLLIQPDRSTNLTGFGTALGQPQSISPFSPGNVLATQADIIKSLPVMEETVRELNLRDSNNQLLNPETLRQNLSVTPADTSDTISIAYQGEDPREAANIVNQVMNSYVRFNVSMNRSEATAAREFVQRQLPKAEGEVEEAAEALRQFKAQNQVVALEVETNATVEAINNLNSQINTTQAALADADTRAANLRQQLGMTVEQALQLETLSQAPGIQQALTDLQTVQTDLANQRTRYTSNHHTVQAFERQEAALQALLRNRVAQVLNTEVSFVPDALQMSDLSRDLTGQLAKAEIDRLSAVSQIQALAQARNAYIQRSQTFPSLEKQQLELEQRLAVARTSFEALLNSLQEAQLAESQTVGSAQIIETALLPTDPSGQGLSLYLAGGLVAGGLAAVATAFLLDLVDRSVKTVKDAEALLGYTLLGLIPRFSTPTDDQSGFDGDQFSPRIVAMRGNQPFICGAYQMLQANLKFISSDKPLRSIAITSSVEQEGKSEVCANLAATMAQAGKQVLLVDADMRAPSQHHLWNVLNTIGLSHVLVGEGDLNRALIPVAQNLTLLPAGVIPPNPLALLDSERMASLIGSLAQQFDYVIFDTPPLVGAADAAVLGKSADGILMVVRPRQVDSASVAASKSLLSRSGANILGFIANGVDVRNEHDDYVSLAKSRPYGYSDKAIARKGAPVSL, from the coding sequence ATGGAAGATAAAAGCATCATTAATACAATCGATTACAGAGACTCCAGTGAAGATATCGATCTTCAAAGATACTGGTTAGTTCTCAAGCGCCGCTGGTTGCCTGCAATGACGGTTCTGCTAGCAACTGTTGTAGCAGCAGCGTATTACGGGGCCCAGCAGAAACCTATTTATGAAGCCGGAGGCAAACTCCTAATCCAGCCAGACCGCTCTACAAACTTGACTGGCTTTGGTACTGCGCTAGGCCAACCTCAGAGCATTAGCCCCTTTTCTCCTGGGAACGTTCTGGCAACTCAGGCTGACATTATTAAGTCTTTGCCTGTAATGGAAGAGACGGTTCGTGAGCTCAACCTGCGGGATAGCAACAATCAGCTCCTCAATCCCGAAACCCTCAGGCAAAACCTGTCCGTGACGCCCGCCGACACCTCAGACACCATTTCAATTGCCTATCAGGGAGAAGACCCGCGAGAAGCGGCCAATATCGTCAACCAGGTGATGAACTCGTATGTTCGGTTCAATGTATCTATGAACCGTTCGGAAGCGACTGCCGCTAGGGAGTTCGTACAAAGGCAGCTGCCAAAAGCCGAAGGCGAAGTTGAGGAAGCAGCAGAGGCCCTACGGCAGTTCAAGGCTCAAAACCAGGTTGTAGCACTTGAGGTAGAGACAAATGCTACCGTCGAAGCAATTAACAACCTTAACTCACAAATCAACACTACCCAAGCCGCTCTGGCCGATGCCGACACCCGAGCAGCCAATCTACGTCAGCAGCTAGGAATGACGGTAGAACAGGCGCTCCAGCTAGAAACCCTAAGCCAAGCACCGGGTATCCAGCAGGCACTCACTGATCTGCAGACGGTTCAGACAGATCTCGCTAACCAGAGAACCCGCTACACCAGCAACCACCACACAGTTCAGGCATTTGAAAGGCAAGAAGCAGCGCTGCAGGCTCTGCTCCGCAATCGGGTTGCACAAGTGCTGAATACCGAGGTGAGCTTTGTCCCTGATGCGCTCCAGATGAGCGACTTGTCTCGCGACCTGACGGGCCAGCTAGCTAAAGCCGAAATTGATCGTCTGAGTGCTGTCAGCCAAATCCAGGCTTTGGCCCAGGCTCGTAACGCCTACATCCAACGCTCCCAGACGTTTCCCTCTCTAGAAAAGCAGCAGCTAGAGCTAGAGCAGAGACTGGCTGTGGCTCGAACTTCCTTCGAAGCTCTGCTAAATAGCCTGCAGGAAGCTCAGTTAGCCGAAAGCCAAACTGTCGGTAGTGCTCAGATTATTGAAACAGCACTGCTCCCGACTGATCCTAGTGGCCAGGGCCTGTCCCTGTATCTTGCCGGAGGGCTAGTTGCTGGAGGACTGGCTGCGGTGGCGACTGCCTTCTTACTAGACCTGGTTGATAGATCTGTTAAGACCGTCAAGGATGCTGAGGCTCTACTGGGATATACCCTTCTGGGGTTAATTCCTCGGTTCTCAACCCCAACAGATGACCAGTCTGGCTTCGATGGTGACCAGTTTTCTCCTCGGATTGTGGCAATGCGAGGCAACCAGCCCTTCATTTGTGGGGCGTATCAGATGCTGCAGGCAAACCTGAAATTTATTAGCTCTGACAAGCCCTTGCGCTCGATTGCAATTACCAGCTCAGTTGAGCAGGAAGGCAAGTCTGAGGTTTGTGCTAACTTAGCTGCCACGATGGCCCAGGCAGGCAAGCAGGTGCTTCTGGTAGATGCTGATATGCGAGCGCCTTCCCAGCATCATCTTTGGAACGTGCTAAACACAATTGGTCTGAGCCATGTCCTGGTGGGTGAGGGTGACCTCAACCGAGCCTTAATCCCGGTAGCCCAAAATTTAACCTTGTTGCCAGCGGGTGTGATTCCACCCAACCCGTTAGCCCTGCTAGATTCTGAGCGGATGGCGTCGCTGATTGGCAGCTTGGCTCAGCAGTTTGACTACGTCATCTTCGATACACCTCCTCTAGTAGGAGCCGCTGACGCAGCGGTTTTAGGGAAATCTGCCGACGGTATTTTGATGGTTGTCCGACCCAGACAGGTTGATTCTGCTAGCGTAGCGGCTTCTAAGTCCCTACTGTCTCGTTCGGGGGCCAATATCTTGGGCTTTATTGCGAACGGGGTTGATGTTCGAAACGAGCATGATGACTACGTTTCTCTGGCGAAGTCTCGCCCTTACGGGTATAGCGATAAGGCAATAGCGCGCAAAGGCGCACCAGTCAGCCTCTAG
- the hpsU gene encoding hormogonium polysaccharide biosynthesis acetyltransferase HpsU yields MDKNYPVQSLNLGVLEEPSWIDLRRYDQSWYDPGRPKWVILLWWLVQAIVFPLTLHAAHSPRRFLLRLFGAQIGQAVVIRPTARFTYPWKVSIGDYSWIGDDVVFYSLDRITVGCNCVISQKSYLCTGSHDIQDPTFRLETSPVVIGNGAWLATDCFVGPGVSIGANTIVGARSSVFKSLPSGYICFGNPCQPKQARSYQNPTLDNLFPT; encoded by the coding sequence ATGGATAAAAACTATCCTGTCCAAAGTTTAAATCTGGGTGTGCTTGAGGAGCCCTCCTGGATTGACTTAAGGCGCTATGACCAGTCCTGGTATGATCCAGGACGGCCTAAGTGGGTCATTCTGCTTTGGTGGCTGGTGCAGGCCATTGTCTTTCCCCTGACCCTACACGCTGCCCATAGTCCTCGCCGCTTCCTGCTCCGTCTGTTTGGAGCTCAAATTGGGCAGGCTGTCGTTATTCGACCTACCGCTCGCTTCACCTATCCCTGGAAGGTCAGCATCGGAGACTATAGCTGGATTGGAGATGATGTTGTGTTCTATAGTCTTGACAGGATTACGGTGGGGTGCAATTGTGTCATCTCTCAAAAAAGCTACCTATGCACAGGTAGCCACGATATTCAAGATCCGACCTTTCGCCTAGAAACATCCCCGGTTGTTATTGGCAATGGAGCCTGGCTGGCGACAGACTGCTTTGTCGGCCCAGGCGTCAGCATCGGGGCCAACACCATTGTGGGCGCTCGCAGCAGCGTTTTCAAATCTTTACCATCAGGCTACATTTGTTTTGGCAACCCCTGCCAGCCCAAACAGGCTAGAAGTTATCAAAACCCAACATTAGACAACCTATTCCCCACATAA
- a CDS encoding glycosyltransferase family 2 protein: MLTPSSSVSVPDLALNLGPDPASVPVSVLIPAKNEEKNLPDCLASLLPADEIFVVDSQSCDRSIAIAEAAGAQVVQFHFNGHWPKKKNWALDNLPFRNEWVLIVDCDERIPPELWQEISQVIQNPDFDGYYLNRRVFFLGTWIRHGGKYPDWNLRLFRHRQGRYEDLQTGDIPNTGDNEVHEHVIVPGAVGYLKNDMIHEDFRDLFHWLERHNRYSNWEARVYYNLLTGMGDEGTIGASLWGNAVQRKRFLKKIWVRLPFKPWLRFILFYILQLGFLDGRAGYIYGRLLSQYEYQIGVKLYELRHFKGHLNFKDQPAQPSPQLELKSPQTAPQPQKHG, encoded by the coding sequence ATGCTTACTCCATCTAGCTCTGTTTCGGTTCCCGATTTGGCCCTCAACTTGGGCCCTGATCCGGCTTCGGTTCCGGTTTCAGTCTTGATTCCGGCCAAAAATGAAGAGAAAAACCTGCCTGACTGCTTGGCTAGCCTGCTACCCGCAGACGAAATTTTTGTGGTTGACTCTCAGAGTTGCGATCGCAGCATTGCGATCGCAGAAGCGGCCGGTGCCCAGGTTGTCCAGTTTCATTTCAATGGGCACTGGCCCAAAAAGAAAAACTGGGCACTCGACAACCTACCTTTCCGCAATGAGTGGGTGCTGATTGTCGATTGCGATGAGCGCATTCCCCCTGAACTCTGGCAGGAAATTTCCCAAGTCATTCAAAACCCAGACTTTGACGGCTACTACTTAAACCGACGCGTCTTTTTCCTGGGCACCTGGATTCGCCACGGCGGCAAATACCCCGACTGGAACCTAAGGCTCTTTCGCCACCGCCAGGGACGCTACGAAGACCTCCAGACCGGCGATATCCCCAATACTGGAGACAACGAGGTTCACGAGCACGTAATCGTGCCGGGGGCTGTGGGCTATCTCAAAAACGACATGATTCATGAAGACTTTCGGGATCTGTTCCACTGGCTAGAGCGACACAATCGCTACTCCAACTGGGAAGCCCGCGTCTACTACAACCTACTCACCGGCATGGGCGATGAAGGTACCATTGGGGCCAGCCTCTGGGGCAATGCTGTACAGCGCAAGCGGTTTCTTAAAAAAATCTGGGTCCGTCTTCCCTTCAAGCCCTGGCTAAGGTTCATTCTTTTCTATATTCTTCAACTGGGTTTTCTAGATGGACGAGCTGGCTATATCTATGGCCGCCTGTTGAGCCAGTACGAATACCAAATCGGCGTCAAACTCTACGAACTGCGGCACTTCAAAGGGCATCTTAATTTCAAAGACCAGCCAGCACAGCCTTCCCCCCAGCTAGAGCTCAAATCTCCTCAGACCGCCCCTCAACCCCAGAAACATGGATAA
- a CDS encoding glycosyltransferase family 2 protein — MPEPLISVIICTHNRAAYLGAAIDSLLAQDFEPFEILVIDNASTDATRQVVEQRLGHARLRYLYEPVLGLSVARNRGAVAAQGRLLAYLDDDAEASVGWLSALNQAFAADAEVAIAGGKVTLLWPPNTLPPRWLSPALAGNLGAYDLGELPQLITQPGLTPRGLNYAIRQAFLQQIGGFDPQLGRVGKNLLSNEELHMTQQALKRGFKVLYLPEALVAHQVAPERLNPRWFLRRSWWQGISEAYRESLDGALTLGKVRSRSVCLLRGLYKAARYWRDLAQCFDNLVYAYGQLGYVLSSLRLLSTSSPGAAAPSESSVS; from the coding sequence ATGCCTGAACCCTTGATATCTGTGATCATTTGCACCCACAATCGAGCTGCTTATCTGGGTGCTGCTATTGATAGCCTGCTGGCTCAAGACTTTGAGCCTTTTGAAATCTTGGTTATCGACAATGCTTCAACGGATGCTACACGTCAGGTGGTCGAGCAGCGGCTTGGCCATGCTCGACTGCGCTATTTGTATGAACCAGTGCTGGGCCTATCGGTGGCTCGTAACCGGGGAGCTGTCGCAGCTCAGGGGAGACTTTTGGCTTATTTAGATGACGATGCTGAGGCCAGTGTAGGCTGGCTGTCTGCTTTGAATCAGGCTTTTGCGGCGGATGCTGAGGTTGCGATTGCAGGCGGCAAAGTCACCCTCCTCTGGCCGCCCAATACGCTGCCACCTCGATGGCTTTCTCCCGCTCTGGCGGGCAATCTAGGGGCCTATGATCTAGGCGAACTACCTCAGCTAATTACTCAGCCCGGCTTGACTCCACGCGGCCTTAACTATGCCATTCGCCAGGCCTTTCTACAGCAAATCGGTGGCTTTGACCCACAGTTGGGCCGAGTCGGTAAGAACCTGCTCTCTAACGAAGAACTTCACATGACGCAGCAGGCTCTAAAGCGTGGTTTTAAGGTGCTTTATCTGCCGGAGGCCCTAGTTGCTCACCAGGTTGCGCCCGAGCGGTTAAACCCCAGATGGTTTCTTCGCCGCAGCTGGTGGCAGGGTATCAGCGAGGCCTATCGGGAAAGCTTGGACGGGGCTTTGACTCTCGGCAAGGTTCGTAGCCGATCAGTTTGCCTGCTGCGAGGGCTTTACAAGGCTGCTCGGTACTGGCGAGATCTGGCACAGTGTTTTGACAACCTGGTTTATGCTTACGGCCAGCTGGGCTACGTACTCAGCTCTCTCAGGCTGCTGAGCACCTCTTCCCCAGGTGCTGCTGCTCCTAGTGAGTCATCGGTTTCGTGA
- the deoC gene encoding deoxyribose-phosphate aldolase, translating into MRNTLIDAETIDLASYIDHALLLPTTTAEQVAHGCGEADRYNFAAVCVYPVHVRQAAELLRNRPVKVCSVIGFPTGATTSATKLYEAQEAVENGASELDVVINLGWLKAGQTDAVHQELAIICEETNLPVKAILETALLTPPELELACEICMDAGVTFLKTSTGWQGGATIEVVQQMRELTKGRVGIKASGGIQTVDQAVSLIQAGATRLGTSRGPNLIHQQQAKA; encoded by the coding sequence ATGAGAAACACTCTTATCGATGCCGAAACCATCGATCTTGCCTCGTATATCGACCATGCACTACTGCTACCAACGACTACAGCTGAGCAAGTAGCTCACGGCTGTGGCGAAGCCGACCGTTATAACTTTGCTGCTGTCTGTGTTTATCCAGTCCATGTCAGGCAAGCGGCTGAACTGCTGCGCAACCGTCCTGTCAAAGTGTGTAGCGTCATCGGGTTTCCCACGGGAGCCACGACTTCAGCCACCAAACTGTATGAAGCTCAAGAAGCCGTCGAAAACGGGGCTTCTGAATTGGATGTTGTGATTAATCTGGGGTGGCTAAAAGCCGGACAGACTGATGCGGTTCACCAAGAGCTGGCGATAATTTGTGAGGAAACCAATCTCCCTGTAAAGGCCATTTTAGAGACGGCTCTGCTGACACCGCCAGAGCTAGAGCTAGCCTGTGAAATTTGTATGGATGCAGGGGTTACCTTTCTCAAAACCAGCACTGGTTGGCAGGGTGGGGCCACCATCGAGGTGGTACAGCAGATGAGAGAGTTAACCAAAGGTAGAGTCGGCATCAAAGCCTCCGGGGGAATCCAAACCGTAGATCAGGCGGTGAGTCTCATTCAAGCGGGGGCAACTCGATTAGGCACCTCTCGTGGTCCCAATCTCATCCATCAGCAACAGGCCAAGGCTTAG
- the recO gene encoding DNA repair protein RecO, protein MPRFKLGEPQPFAGVNRLSMSRTYRATAINLKAMPIGETDRLLTLLTPELGVLRVTAPGARKHLSQLGGRSGLFVINDVLIAKGKRLDKLVQAETLRSFPGLSQHLGKLTASQYLAELVLLQALDEQPQPDLYYLFVEHLERIEASSQSGILACLTHGIYHLLALEGVAPDFQTCCVTRRPVVPDLSNPDWRIGFSVAAGGIFQLSELGRLASGRAAGVYTQSSVVDSASKHSVRSHRVQEVESAASSQKAIAVTQLTALELALLQQLSRADLVTTAQGLASPVGSGVRQPHELWMRIERLLRQYAQYQFDQPIRSAALIDTCFSSK, encoded by the coding sequence TTGCCGCGATTTAAGTTGGGGGAACCGCAGCCATTTGCCGGGGTAAACCGTCTTTCCATGAGCCGCACCTATCGAGCTACTGCCATCAACCTTAAGGCGATGCCCATAGGGGAAACTGATCGGCTCTTGACACTGCTAACACCAGAGTTGGGCGTGTTGAGGGTGACTGCTCCAGGTGCCCGCAAACACCTATCCCAGCTAGGCGGACGCAGCGGTCTATTTGTCATTAATGACGTCTTGATCGCTAAGGGCAAACGCCTAGACAAGCTGGTTCAGGCAGAAACTTTACGCTCGTTTCCAGGGTTGAGTCAGCATTTAGGCAAGCTCACAGCCAGTCAATACCTGGCTGAACTGGTTTTACTCCAGGCCCTTGATGAGCAGCCCCAGCCTGATTTGTACTACCTGTTCGTGGAGCACCTAGAGCGGATAGAAGCCAGTTCACAGTCAGGTATTTTGGCCTGCCTGACCCATGGTATCTACCATCTCCTGGCTCTAGAAGGGGTAGCTCCCGATTTCCAAACCTGCTGCGTAACCCGTCGGCCCGTTGTTCCAGACCTGAGCAATCCAGATTGGCGGATTGGCTTTAGTGTTGCAGCTGGGGGAATCTTTCAGCTTTCTGAGTTGGGTCGCTTGGCCAGCGGCAGAGCTGCTGGAGTTTATACCCAATCCTCAGTAGTGGATAGCGCTTCTAAGCACTCAGTACGAAGTCACCGAGTCCAAGAGGTCGAGTCGGCAGCATCCTCCCAAAAGGCAATTGCGGTAACTCAGCTAACGGCTTTGGAGCTAGCGCTGCTGCAGCAGCTCAGTCGGGCCGATTTAGTGACAACGGCTCAGGGATTAGCCTCCCCGGTCGGCAGCGGGGTGAGACAACCCCACGAATTGTGGATGCGGATTGAACGGCTTCTGAGACAATATGCCCAGTACCAGTTTGATCAGCCAATCCGTTCAGCTGCCTTAATTGACACCTGTTTTTCCAGCAAATAG